In Arachis stenosperma cultivar V10309 chromosome 1, arast.V10309.gnm1.PFL2, whole genome shotgun sequence, one DNA window encodes the following:
- the LOC130946719 gene encoding protein STRICTOSIDINE SYNTHASE-LIKE 11-like: MVMGILTSLILLFFTCFPSAAYLLNQLQLPNPLRGPESLAFDRNGGGPYVGSSDGRIFKYVATGPRNGSFVEYGYSSPTRNKQVCDGLTDFSDLQTTCGRPLGLGFNHQTNELYVADAYFGLVKIGPNGGPPTQLVDAVQGTPLRFTDALDVDPQTGIVYFAQSSANFQIRNLTALINSRDSSGSLFRYDPSTNQTTELLRGLAFAAGVAVSGDGSFVLVTEFSGRRIQRFWLKGQRANTSDIFARIPGSPDNIKRNPRNQFWVAVNNPLGPPPPPLPPFMASGIRISDSGIPLQILPLVDEYRTQAVSEVQEFNGTLYGGSLFASYAVVFTP; the protein is encoded by the exons ATGGTGATGGGTATCTTAACAAGTTTGATCCTCCTATTTTTCACGTGTTTCCCATCAGCAGCCTATTTACTCAACCAACTCCAGCTACCAAATCCGTTGAGAGGCCCCGAGTCCCTGGCATTTGATCGAAACGGCGGAGGGCCTTATGTTGGTTCTTCTGATGGAAGGATTTTTAAATATGTAGCTACCGGACCACGAAATGGTAGTTTTGTGGAATATGGTTACTCTTCCCCGACGAGGAACAAGCAAGTATGTGATGGCCTTACTGACTTCTCAGACCTCCAAACAACCTGTGGGAGGCCTTTGGGGTTGGGTTTCAATCATCAGACAAACGAATTGTATGTTGCTGATGCCTATTTTGGTTTGGTCAAGATTGGTCCCAATGGAGGGCCTCCAACCCAGCTTGTTGATGCTGTACAAGGCACTCCTCTTCGCTTTACAGACGCGTTGGACGTCGACCCTCAAACTGGAATCGTTTATTTTGCACAGTCTAGTGCAAATTTTCAGATCAG AAATTTGACAGCATTGATAAACAGCAGAGATAGTTCTGGAAGCCTATTCAGATATGACCCAAGCACCAACCAAACCACGGAGTTGCTCCGTGGTCTTGCTTTTGCAGCCGGGGTGGCAGTGAGCGGTGATGGATCATTTGTCCTTGTTACTGAATTCTCGGGAAGAAGAATCCAGCGATTCTGGCTCAAAGGACAAAGAGCAAACACATCGGATATATTTGCGCGAATTCCGGGAAGCCCAGATAACATCAAGAGGAACCCCAGGAACCAGTTTTGGGTGGCAGTTAACAATCCCTTAGGACCACCTCCACCTCCGCTGCCTCCTTTTATGGCCTCAGGAATCAGAATCAGCGATTCCGGGATTCCTTTACAGATTCTGCCTCTTGTAGATGAGTATCGTACACAAGCAGTCAGTGAAGTTCAAGAGTTTAATGGGACGCTCTATGGAGGATCCCTCTTTGCTTCCTATGCTGTCGTTTTTACACCCTAA